In the Ramlibacter tataouinensis TTB310 genome, one interval contains:
- a CDS encoding carboxymuconolactone decarboxylase family protein, whose protein sequence is MPIVSDITRQAPRALLAAGLSCLALWPAGGHAADPRVERGEALLNQLNQGRQQPVYEAMRKEFPFLAEATAGYALGDVWGRQVLDARTRQLAAMAAFASLGLRGFFKTHAGYALDAGVPPDELKEIVYLVTVPAGFPRAIEASQALQELLAERGLTRQQPAP, encoded by the coding sequence ATGCCCATCGTTTCCGACATCACGAGGCAGGCACCGAGAGCGCTGCTGGCCGCGGGCCTGTCCTGCCTGGCGCTCTGGCCTGCCGGCGGCCACGCCGCCGACCCGCGCGTCGAGCGGGGCGAAGCCCTCCTGAACCAGCTCAACCAGGGGCGGCAGCAACCGGTCTACGAGGCGATGCGCAAGGAATTCCCGTTCCTGGCCGAGGCCACGGCAGGCTACGCACTGGGCGATGTGTGGGGCCGGCAGGTGCTGGACGCGCGCACGCGCCAACTGGCGGCGATGGCCGCCTTCGCCTCGCTGGGACTGCGCGGCTTCTTCAAGACCCACGCGGGCTATGCCCTGGACGCCGGGGTCCCGCCCGACGAACTCAAGGAGATCGTCTACCTCGTCACCGTGCCGGCCGGGTTCCCGCGCGCGATCGAAGCCTCGCAGGCGCTGCAGGAACTGCTTGCCGAGCGGGGGCTCACCCGACAGCAGCCCGCGCCATGA
- a CDS encoding class I adenylate-forming enzyme family protein, which translates to MSTSLPAPAASGLPPFRAIADLVREHALARPRHTALIQGERRLPWGELDALADRVAASLQRDGVQPRQSVAVCAANGVEYVAVFLGALRAGVAVAPLPTGSLPQQLAGMVADSGAQRLFVDAATPAFGTPGVPRTALDGSAGAGQPLAQWLAPAGSRPQPVVVEPNWPFNIIYSSGTTGMPKGIVQPHAMRWAHVGRAAAGGYGTDTVALLATSLCSNTTLVCFFPALATGGTVALYEGRFDAGRYLQLAERVRATHAMLVPVQYQRLMAHPQFDRFDLSSFRMKFCTSAPFAAALKADVLARWPGGLVEYYGMTEGGGTCILEAHNFPHKLHTVGRPADGHDIRLIAEDGREVPPGGIGEVVGRSASMMTGYHGQPGRTREAEWHDGEGRRYIRTGDVGRFDADGFLTLLDRRKDMVISGGFNIYPSDLEAVLRRHPGVADVAVVGVPSAEWGETPVAFVVPAAGAPDARALRAWANERLGKTQRLADVRLLDELPRSDIGKVLKRQLREDYGAGTP; encoded by the coding sequence ATGAGCACCTCCCTCCCCGCCCCGGCCGCGTCCGGCCTGCCGCCCTTCCGCGCCATCGCCGACCTGGTGCGCGAGCACGCCCTGGCGCGGCCGCGGCACACCGCGCTGATCCAGGGCGAGCGCCGCCTGCCCTGGGGCGAGCTGGACGCCCTGGCCGACCGCGTCGCCGCCAGCCTGCAGCGCGATGGCGTGCAGCCGCGCCAGAGCGTCGCGGTCTGCGCGGCCAACGGCGTCGAGTACGTGGCGGTGTTCCTGGGCGCGCTGCGCGCCGGCGTGGCCGTGGCGCCGCTGCCCACCGGCTCGCTGCCGCAGCAGCTGGCGGGCATGGTGGCCGACAGCGGCGCGCAGCGCCTGTTCGTCGACGCCGCCACGCCCGCCTTCGGCACGCCCGGCGTGCCGCGAACCGCGCTGGACGGCAGCGCCGGCGCGGGCCAGCCGCTGGCGCAATGGCTGGCGCCGGCCGGCTCCCGCCCGCAGCCCGTCGTGGTCGAGCCGAACTGGCCCTTCAACATCATCTACTCCTCCGGCACCACCGGCATGCCCAAGGGCATCGTGCAGCCGCATGCCATGCGCTGGGCCCACGTGGGCCGCGCCGCCGCCGGCGGCTACGGCACCGACACCGTGGCCCTGCTGGCCACCTCGCTGTGCTCCAACACCACGCTGGTGTGCTTCTTCCCTGCCCTCGCCACGGGCGGCACCGTCGCCTTGTACGAAGGCCGGTTCGACGCAGGCCGCTACCTGCAGCTGGCCGAACGGGTGCGCGCCACCCACGCCATGCTGGTGCCGGTGCAGTACCAGCGGCTGATGGCGCATCCGCAGTTCGACCGCTTCGACCTGTCGTCCTTCCGCATGAAGTTCTGCACCAGCGCGCCCTTCGCCGCCGCGCTCAAGGCCGACGTGCTGGCGCGCTGGCCCGGCGGGCTGGTCGAGTACTACGGCATGACCGAGGGCGGCGGCACCTGCATCCTGGAGGCGCACAACTTCCCGCACAAGCTGCACACCGTGGGCCGGCCCGCCGACGGCCACGACATCCGCCTGATCGCCGAGGACGGGCGCGAGGTGCCGCCGGGCGGCATCGGCGAGGTGGTGGGCCGCTCGGCCTCCATGATGACCGGCTACCACGGCCAGCCGGGCAGGACGCGCGAGGCCGAGTGGCACGACGGCGAGGGCCGGCGCTACATCCGCACCGGCGACGTGGGCCGCTTCGACGCCGACGGCTTCCTGACGCTGCTGGACCGGCGCAAGGACATGGTGATCAGCGGCGGCTTCAACATCTACCCCAGCGACCTGGAGGCCGTGCTGCGCCGGCATCCCGGCGTGGCCGACGTGGCGGTGGTGGGCGTGCCCTCGGCCGAGTGGGGCGAGACGCCGGTGGCCTTCGTGGTGCCCGCCGCCGGCGCGCCGGACGCCCGGGCCTTGCGCGCCTGGGCCAACGAGCGCCTGGGCAAGACGCAGCGGCTGGCGGATGTGCGCCTGCTGGACGAGCTGCCGCGCAGCGACATCGGCAAGGTGCTCAAGCGCCAGCTGCGCGAGGACTACGGTGCCGGCACACCCTGA
- a CDS encoding ATP-binding protein, whose translation MQSPPVPDDEERRLRRLRRLDLLDTGPEAVLDAITELAASLTGMPIALISLVDRDRQWWKSAVGLPQGGGTPRGISFCGHAIGGEGLFEVEDARGDQRFAGNPLVAGEPHVVHYAGMPLVMPDGERIGTLCVIGDRPGRLDERGREALARLARNVVNVLLLRESEHQLGAQVRAEAALRESEARFRTVADAMPQMVWSRLPDGRDDYHNQRWYDFTGLEPAADGFEPWDEVLHPQDRAQARAAWQRCLATGQPYETELRLRHRSGDYRWVLARALPVRDDAGTVLRWMGTCTDIHDQKLAREDLQAANRQKDEFLAMLAHELRNPLAPISTAAQLLKLTARDPERVLQSSELIGRQVRHMTALVDDLLDVSRVTRGLAQIERKPVDLKQVVHSALEQARPHIESHRHQVTVHLPPGPAQVTGDRVRLVQVVSNLLNNAAKYTPEGGAITVALALEGGAASIRVSDNGTGIDAALLPHVFDLFTQAKRTPDRSQGGLGLGLALVRSLVELHGGSVLARSEGRGCGSSFTVTLPLSPEAAGAPAPAEKAAPVTARSLSILVVDDNVDAAVSLGIWLEMEGHRVVVKTGAAQALAAASRQPAEVYVLDIGLPVMDGYELARQLRALPAPRRATFIALTGYGQAHDIAQSRAAGFDHHFVKPVDPAELTALLTRLSRQAPGPEDTG comes from the coding sequence ATGCAGTCGCCACCCGTGCCGGACGATGAGGAGCGCCGCCTGCGCCGCCTGCGCCGGCTGGACCTGCTGGACACCGGCCCCGAGGCGGTGCTGGACGCGATCACCGAGCTGGCCGCCTCGCTCACCGGCATGCCCATCGCGCTGATCTCGCTGGTGGACCGGGACCGCCAGTGGTGGAAGTCGGCGGTCGGCCTGCCCCAGGGCGGCGGCACGCCGCGCGGCATCTCGTTCTGCGGGCATGCGATCGGCGGCGAGGGGCTGTTCGAGGTGGAGGACGCGCGCGGCGACCAGCGCTTCGCGGGCAACCCCCTCGTGGCCGGCGAACCGCACGTGGTGCACTACGCGGGCATGCCGCTGGTGATGCCCGACGGCGAGCGCATCGGCACGCTGTGCGTCATCGGCGACCGCCCCGGCCGGCTCGACGAGCGCGGCCGCGAGGCGCTGGCCAGGCTGGCGCGCAACGTCGTCAACGTGCTGCTGCTGCGCGAGAGCGAGCACCAGCTGGGCGCGCAGGTCAGGGCCGAGGCGGCGCTGCGCGAGAGCGAGGCCCGGTTCAGGACCGTCGCCGACGCCATGCCGCAGATGGTGTGGTCGCGCCTGCCGGACGGCCGCGACGACTACCACAACCAGCGCTGGTACGACTTCACCGGCCTGGAGCCGGCCGCGGACGGCTTCGAGCCCTGGGACGAGGTGCTGCACCCGCAGGACCGCGCGCAGGCCCGGGCCGCGTGGCAGCGCTGCCTGGCCACCGGCCAGCCCTACGAGACCGAGCTGCGGCTGCGCCACCGCTCGGGCGACTACCGGTGGGTGCTGGCGCGGGCGCTGCCGGTGCGCGACGACGCCGGGACCGTGCTGCGCTGGATGGGCACCTGCACCGACATCCACGACCAGAAGCTGGCGCGCGAGGACCTGCAGGCCGCCAACCGGCAGAAGGACGAGTTCCTGGCCATGCTGGCGCACGAGCTGCGCAACCCGCTGGCGCCGATCAGCACCGCCGCGCAGCTGCTCAAGCTGACCGCGCGCGACCCCGAGCGCGTGCTGCAGTCCAGCGAGCTGATAGGCCGGCAGGTCAGGCACATGACGGCGCTGGTCGACGACCTGCTGGATGTGTCCCGGGTCACGCGCGGCCTGGCGCAGATCGAGCGCAAGCCGGTGGACCTCAAGCAGGTGGTGCACAGCGCGCTGGAGCAGGCGCGGCCGCACATCGAATCGCACCGCCACCAGGTCACCGTGCACCTGCCGCCGGGGCCGGCCCAGGTGACGGGCGACCGGGTGCGGCTGGTGCAGGTGGTGTCCAACCTGTTGAACAACGCGGCCAAGTACACGCCGGAGGGCGGCGCCATCACCGTGGCGCTGGCGCTCGAAGGCGGCGCGGCCTCGATCCGCGTGTCGGACAACGGCACGGGCATCGACGCGGCGCTGCTGCCGCACGTGTTCGACCTGTTCACCCAGGCCAAGCGCACGCCCGACCGCTCGCAGGGCGGCCTGGGGCTGGGGCTGGCCCTGGTCAGGAGCCTGGTGGAGCTGCACGGCGGCAGCGTGCTGGCGCGCAGCGAGGGGCGCGGCTGCGGCAGCAGCTTCACCGTGACGCTGCCGCTCAGCCCCGAGGCGGCAGGGGCGCCAGCGCCGGCCGAAAAGGCCGCGCCCGTGACGGCGCGCAGCCTGTCCATCCTGGTGGTGGACGACAACGTCGACGCCGCCGTGTCGCTGGGTATCTGGCTGGAGATGGAGGGTCACCGGGTGGTGGTCAAGACCGGCGCGGCCCAGGCGCTGGCGGCCGCGTCGCGCCAGCCGGCGGAGGTGTACGTGCTGGACATCGGCCTGCCGGTGATGGACGGCTACGAGCTGGCGCGCCAGCTGCGCGCCTTGCCTGCGCCGCGGCGCGCGACCTTCATCGCGCTGACCGGCTATGGGCAGGCGCACGACATCGCGCAGTCGCGCGCCGCCGGCTTCGACCACCATTTCGTCAAGCCGGTGGACCCGGCCGAACTGACCGCGCTGCTGACCCGATTGAGCCGGCAGGCGCCAGGGCCAGAGGACACGGGTTAG